A single Nocardioides bizhenqiangii DNA region contains:
- a CDS encoding AAA family ATPase: MIVTLLVSTGAAWESRALATLTEHPGVVVLKRCVDIDDLLATASAGQAQVAVLGAELSGLDGTVVDQLRQYGVRAVAVAPDDDVARARAHRIGIDAVVAADRIDELADAVVRDPGPALAAAPTVAPSATPPAAGRSRLSGRAIAVWGPGGAPGRTTLATALAAELARRRLTTVLVDADPYGGAVAQQLGVLDEVSGLLSAARLVASGSIDERFATVQRRLSDHLLVITGLPRPDRWVEVRPGALAAIVARARTEAQVVIDTGFSLEQDPAADVGVRPERNGLTLESLQTADEILLVGSADPVGLARLARAVAEAHEVLPAPVLRLVVNRMRPTLGWRESDVVAMLDGFGRTVGVHFLPDDQPAVDRALVAGRTLVESGESPLTKAVAGLVDAMAGVREAPTR, from the coding sequence ATGATCGTCACGCTCCTCGTGTCGACGGGCGCGGCGTGGGAGAGCCGGGCGCTGGCGACACTCACCGAGCACCCGGGCGTCGTCGTGCTCAAGCGGTGCGTGGACATCGACGACCTGCTCGCGACGGCGAGCGCGGGCCAGGCACAGGTCGCCGTCCTCGGTGCCGAGCTCTCCGGACTCGACGGCACGGTCGTCGACCAGCTCCGGCAGTACGGCGTTCGCGCGGTCGCCGTCGCGCCCGACGACGACGTCGCGCGGGCCCGCGCTCACCGGATCGGCATCGACGCCGTCGTGGCGGCCGACCGGATCGACGAGCTTGCCGACGCCGTCGTCCGGGATCCCGGTCCGGCGTTGGCAGCCGCTCCGACGGTCGCGCCGTCGGCGACACCGCCGGCGGCAGGACGGTCGCGACTGTCGGGCCGGGCGATCGCGGTCTGGGGTCCCGGCGGAGCGCCGGGCCGGACCACGCTCGCCACGGCACTGGCCGCCGAGCTGGCGCGACGCCGGCTCACCACCGTGCTCGTCGACGCCGACCCCTACGGCGGCGCGGTCGCCCAGCAGCTCGGCGTGCTCGATGAGGTCTCGGGACTGCTCTCGGCCGCCCGGCTGGTGGCGAGCGGCTCGATCGACGAGCGGTTCGCGACCGTCCAGCGGCGGCTCTCCGACCACCTGCTCGTCATCACCGGCCTGCCCCGCCCGGACCGCTGGGTCGAGGTGCGACCCGGCGCGCTGGCCGCGATCGTCGCGCGCGCCCGGACCGAGGCGCAGGTCGTGATCGACACCGGCTTCAGCCTCGAGCAGGACCCCGCCGCCGACGTCGGTGTGCGCCCCGAGCGCAACGGCCTCACGCTCGAGTCGCTGCAGACCGCCGACGAGATCCTGCTCGTCGGCTCCGCCGACCCGGTCGGCCTGGCGCGGCTCGCGCGCGCCGTCGCGGAGGCGCACGAGGTGCTGCCGGCACCGGTCCTGCGGCTGGTGGTCAATCGGATGCGCCCGACCCTCGGGTGGCGTGAGTCCGACGTGGTGGCGATGCTGGACGGCTTCGGCCGCACCGTCGGCGTGCATTTCCTGCCCGACGACCAGCCTGCGGTCGACCGTGCGCTCGTCGCCGGACGCACCCTCGTCGAGTCGGGCGAGTCACCCCTCACCAAGGCGGTGGCCGGGCTGGTCGACGCGATGGCCGGGGTCCGTGAGGCTCCTACGCGCTGA